The genomic region GCGGTATCTTCGCCCCACGAGACCCGATCTTGCGCGGCGGCCGTGTGCTCGGTGCCGGCGCTGGATTCCACTCAAGTGGTTTCGATAGTTCGGGGTGACGTGGTTAGCGTGGGCGACATGATCCCGATTGGGCTCGCCCTCGTACCGCCCGGACCCGAGGCGTCGAACGCCATCGACGTGCTGGTAGGCCAGGCCAAAGCTGCCGCGGCGGCCGGCCTCGGCTCGGTCTGGCTGGGCCAGCAGTACGACCTCGACGCGCTCACCGCCCTCGCCGCGCTGGCCGTACACGTGCCCGGGGTCGGGCTCGGCACCGCCGTCACCGTCACCCACAGCCGGCATCCGATCACCATGTCCAGTCAGGCACAGACCGTGCAGGCGGCCAGCGGTGGTCGGCTCACCCTCGGCCTCGGCGTGCTACACCGGCGACCGGTCGCGCGGCGCTTCGGGATCGATCTCGACGGCCCCGCAACCTACATGCGCGAGTACCTATGCGCCCTGCAGCCGCTGCTGCGCGACGGCACGGTCGTCTTCGAGGGTGACATGATCACCGCAGACACCAGCGGATTCTCCGGCCACGTCGCCGGGAGCACCCCGCCCGTCGTCCTCGTCGCCGCGCTTGGCACGGCGATGCTGCGCGTCGCCGGCGAGCTTGCCGACGGAACGGTGACCTGGATGGCCGGCCCCCGGACGATCGGCAGCCATATCGTTCCCGCCATCACCGCCGCCGGCGGCGGGGCCGCGGCGCCGCAGGTCGCGGTGAGCCTGCCGGTGTGCGTCACCGACCATCCCGAGGAGGCCCGCCGCCGCGCCGCCGCCCATCTCGCGTGCTACGCCGACCTCCCCTCCTACCAGGCGATGTTCGACCAGGAGGGCGCCGCCAATCCTGCCGAGGTTGCGATCATCGGCGACGAGCGGCACCTCGAAACGCAGCTTCACCGCCTCACCGACGCCGGTGCCACCCGCTTCATCGCCAAACCCACCGGGATCACCACCGCCGCCGAGCGCGATCGCACCCTTCAGGCCCTCGGCGGTCTGGCGGGATGAGCCCGGCCGCCGTCCCGTGGGCCGATCCGCCGCGGCGACGCGGCCATACCGCAGCGGACAGAGCCTTGCCGCGATCTACTGCCGACGGCCAGATGGCGCCGCGAAGGTTCAGGGCGGCAGGTCCGGTCGAGGTTCGACGCCGCCGCGCAGGACGTGCATCAACCGGACGGCGTCCGCGGGGTCGGTGCTGGCCAGGGCGGTGGCGTTGGTGAGGGCCAGCAGGTCGGCGGCGGTCAGGTCCGGGCGCACCGCGCCGGCTTCCTGTGCTGGAGCCAGGAGTGCTGCCAGTGTCGAGCGCATCGACGCGTGCCAGCCTTCCGCCAACTTGCCGCGCCGCTCGTCGGGCCCCTGCGAGAGCGCGGCCAGGGCGAGCGCGCGCCTGGTCGCGGCGTGCACGACGAACAGGTCCAGCCAGGCGAACAGGGCGTCACCGGGAGGGGTCGTCTCGAGCAGCGCGGCGCCGTGCCCGCACAGGGCGTCGACCTCCTCGGAGTAGACGGCGACGAGCAGGTCGCCCCTGGTCGGGAAGTTGCGGTACAGGGTGGCGTTGCCGACGCCGGCGCGGCGGGCGATCTCGTCGAGGGGTACCTCGGTGCCGCGCTCGTCGAACAACGCCCGCGCCGCCGTCACCAGTGATTCGACGTTGCGCGCCGCGTCCGACCGCAGCCGTCGCCCGGCCGCGCGCGTTCCCGAGGTGCGCGGGGGCAGGTCTTGCGTCACGGCGGCTCCTTGCGGACCGGGGCTTGCGGACCCGGGGCTTGCGGACCGAGGGAGGCGCCCATTATCGTCGACAGGAAATGGGGATCTCCCCACTTATGTGTTGGATGCGACGATGCGGAGACCCAGCCGATGACGTTGACCGTCGACGACCGGATTGCTGTCAACGACCTCATCCACGAGTACGGCCATCTCGTCGATGCCGGGGAACTCGACCGTCTGGCGGAGCTGTTCACTGCTGACGTGACCCATGACCTGATCGACTTCGGGCAGGGGACGCTGACCGGGGTGGCGGCCATCCGATCCGCGGCCCTCGCCCTGGGCGAGGCGAACCCCGTCGGTCACCACGTCACCAACATCGTTCTCACCGAACAGGCCGACGGCCGGGTCCGGGCCCGGTCGAAGGGCATCGGGATCATGGCCGATGGCACCACCGGCAGCGTGCTCTACGACGACCTGATCGTCCGCCGCGACGGCACCTGGCGCATCAGCCACCGAAAGATCGTCGCCCGCCGCGCGCCGCTCGGCGGTGTGCCCCGCTGACAGCACGTCCACGGGTAGGCCATCTCGTCGGGATCCGACTCCTGCGCATCATGGCGTCGAAGCTGCTCGTTCACCCTGATGGGGGAGGCTTACGCCGGCGTCGCAACCGGATTCGCCGCCGCGGTGGTCTCCCCGAGTTCCCTGGAGGAAGCGTGGTCGCCTCGTCGGTCGTCATCACGGGAGCGGCGTCCGGCATCGGGCGAGCGTGCGTGGAGTTGTTCGCTGCCCGGGGGTTCGGGGTCGTCGCGGTCGACCTGGACGAGGCCGGGTTGTCCGCCCTGATCGGACGGTCGGCGTCGGAGCAGGTCGTGCCGCTCGTCGGGGACGTCTCCCGCGAGGAGACCGGCACGGCCATGGCGCGGCTCGCGCTTGATCGGTTCGGGCGGCTGGACGTCGCGGTCCTCAACGCCGGGATCGGCGGGACCCTGCCGTGGGAGGACGCCGATGCGATCGATCGGCTCGACCGGATCTTCGCCGTCAATGTGCGAGGCGTCGCGATCGGGATACGTTCGGTCGTTCCGGCCATGCGTGCCGCCGGCGGTGGCGCGATCGTCGTGACCGCGTCCAGTGCCGGGCTTCAGGGTGAGCCGGGGAACTGGGCGTACAACGCGTCCAAGGCAGCGGTGATCAACATGGTGCGCGCCGCGGCACTCGATCACGCGGCCCAGCGCATCCGGATCAACGCGGTGGCGCCGGGCCTCAGCGAGACCCCCTTGACGGCGCGGCACCGGGCCGAGCCGGAGTCCGCGGCGGCGGTAGGCCGGCGGATCCCGATGCAGCGCTGGGGACAGGCGCGTGAGCACGCGGCGGCCATCTGGTTCCTGGCCTCACCCGAGGCGTCCTACATCACCGGTACGACGCTGGTCGCCGACGGAGGGCTCACCGCCCACCACGGCGCGGCGCCGCTGCCGTCTCACTCACAGCCCTGAGCTGGCCTGGCGTGAGAGCTCGCGCATTTCAAGGGTCGTCGCATGAGTCGAATGCTGTACGGCTCGTAACCGAGTCGCCCGAAAAACCGCTGTGCGTCGGTGTTGAAAATTCCCGTGTTGAGTCGCAGCGTAACATCCGCCATCGTCGCGGACCGAATTGTGCGAGTCCCAGTCACTGGGCCAGTGTGGATCTCGCACCCCCCGAAGTACATCGATTTATCGGCGCTGGCCCTGTCCTGCGCTGTCCCCTACCTGTCAGCCGGGCGGGTCGGTGAAGGCGGCTCGGGTGAGGGTGGTGGCCGTACGTACCGCGCTGGCGATCGCTTCCTCCGGTGGCAGCCGGCACAGGTCGGTCAGGACGAACAGGGCTTCGGCGCTGACGGTGATCGCCAGGTCGAGCTTCAGGCGGTCCAGCGCGGCGGGGCCGAGGTAGGCCGGACCGGCCGGGTCCTGGAACGGCGCGAGGGCGTGGTCGATCAGGCCGAAACGAAGGCCGGGGCGGTCCCGCGCCCGGAGCGGTGCGGTGATCGTGTGGGAGATCGTCGCCCGCACCGCGCCCTGGTAGGCCAGTACCTGGCGCAGGAGATGCTCGCAGGCGAAGGCGACGCGCTCCCCGGGATCGGTCGACCCGGCGATCGGGGCGAGGGCCTGCGCCGGTTGCGGCCACAGCCCGACCAGGGCCTCCTGGATCAGTGAGACCAGGTCGGGGAAGTAGCGGTAGGCGGTGGCCTCGGACACCAGGGCGACCTGCGCGACCTGCGGCATCGTGACCTCGGCGCCCGAGCGGATCAGCTCTCGGCACGCCTGCACGATGGCCTTGCGGGTCCTGGCCTTCTGGTTCGTCCGGCCGGTGGCGCCCGATACGGCCATCCTCACGTCCCCCCTCGTCGTCGTGACGGCGAAATCTCTTCGTGAGAGTACGCTTGCATCACCGATGCGAGCTCGCTATCTTCATGCGTGTCAGCTCTCACGAAGAGGTCTGGAGGAGATCCCATGGGCACCAAGGCTTCGATCGTCGGACCCGAGGGTGGAGAGGCCGTGCACCTCGGCCCGGCGACGATGCGCATCCTGGAGGACGGCAGCACCACCGGCCACCGCATCGGGATCGGCGAGATCACCCTCGCCCCGCACACCGACGGACCGCCGCAACATCGGCACGGCCGGCACGACGAAGGCTTCTACGTCGTCTCCGGGACCGCCCGGTTCACCGTCGGCACCACCATTTACGACGCGCCGGCCGGCACCCTCGCGATGATCCCGCCCGGCGCGCCGCACACCTTCGCCAACCCCGGCGACGAACCGCTGGTGCTGCTCAACACCTTCACCCCGGACCTGTATGTGCAGTACTTCCGCGACCTGCGGGACATGATCGCCCAGACCGGCCCCGCGACGCCCGAGGCGACCGCGCAGGTCATGAGCCGGTACGCCACCGAGGTGGCCACCGACTACGCCGACTGAGCCACTGATCGGCTCCGCGCCCGTCGCCCCTGCACGTCGTTGCACGCCGGCAGCGCGCCGCCCCCTCGCGCCGCCCCCCTCGCGCCGCCCCTCTCATGCGGCGCACCCGTTCCGTCACGAGGAGATCGCATGTTCACCACCACTGGCCTCTCGACGGCCGTCCACCAGGTGCCCACGTCGTCCGGCCCCGTGCCCGTCACCGTCACCGAGCGCGGGCAGGGCCGGGTCGTCCTGCTGCTGCACGGCGGCGCCGGTCCCGACTCGGTCGCCGGCTTCGCCGACCTGCTCGCCGCCCACGGGCCGGCCCGGGTCCTGACCCCGAAGCACCCCGGGTTCGGCGGCACCCCCCGGCCTGACGGCATCGACTCCGTCCGCCGGCTCGCCGAGGTCTACCGCGGCCTGCTGGACCTGCTCGACGTCACCGACGTGACCGTCGTGGGGAACTCGATCGGCGGCTGGATCGCCGCGGAACTCGCGCTCGCCGCGCCCAGGCGGGTCGGACGCCTCGTCCTGCTCAACGCCATCGGCCCCACCAGCGCCGAGCACCCCGTCGCCGACTTCTTCGCCCTGACGCTGGACGCGGTCGTGAACCTCAGCTACGCCGACCCGGACAGGTTCCGGATCAACCTGGCCGCGCTGACCGACGCGCAGAAGTCCGTCACCGCGGGCAACCGGGCGGCCCTGCAGGCCTACGGCGGCCCGACGATGGCCGACCCGAGCCTGGCCGGACGCCTGGGCGGACTCGCCGTTCCCACGCTCGTGGTCTGGGGCGAGGCGGACCGGATGGCCGTGCCGGCCTACGGCCGGCAGTACGCCGCGGCCATCCCCGGCGCCGCCTTCCACCTGCTGCCCGCAGCCGGACACCTGCCGCATCTCGAGGCCCCCGATGCGCTGCTGACCCTGCTCGTGCAGTTCGTGCAGTTCGTCGACGGCACGCCGACGGACGGGGAGTAGCCGGCGAAGTTCTGATCATCCGACCGACCGGGAGGTCCGCGCCGTGTCCATGCCGATGTCCACGCAACCACCGGCGATCGCCCGCCCCGCCCCATCGGCGGCGACCTCCTCGACGACCTCCTCGAAGGCCGCGATCCTGACGCTCGCCTGCGTGGCCCAGTTCATGGTCATTCTCGACGTGTCCATCGTGAACGTGGCGCTGCCCGCAATGCGGCACGGCCTGGGCCTGAGCGCCGCGGGTCAGCAGTGGATCGTCACCGCTTACACCCTCGGGTTCGCCGGGCTGCTGCTGCTCGGCGGTCGGGTCGCGGACCTCGTCGGCGTCCGGCGTGCCTTCCTGGCAGGCCTGGCGGGGTTCACCCTGGCGTCGCTGGCCGGCGGTCTGGCGACCAGCGGCGCCGTGCTCATCGCCGCCCGGGCGGGCCAGGGAGTCTGCGCCGCGTTCCTCGCCCCGGCCACCCTCACTCTGATCACCACGACGTTCACCGAGCCCACAGCCCGCACCCGGGCCGTGGGCGCCTGGAGCACCGTGACGACCACCGGCGGTGCCGCCGGCGCGGTCCTGGGCGGGGTGCTCACCCAGTACCTCGGCTGGCGCTGGGTCCTGTTCGTCAACGTCCCGGCCGGCGCGGCCGTCCTCGCCGTGGCCGGCGGCCGCATCCCCGCCGCCGACGGGCGCGCGGCGGACGCCCTGCGCCGCCTGGACCTGCCGGGGGCCGCAGCCGTCTTCGCCGCGTTGACGGCGCTGGTCTACGGGGTGGTCAACACAGAGACTCACGGCCTGGCCGACCCCCGGGTCGCCGTTCCCCTCGCCGCCGCGGTGCTGCTGCTCGCCGGATTCGTCGCGATCGAGTTCACTGCCGCGCAACCCCTGGTCCCCTTGGCGATGCTGCGCCGTCGCACCCTCGCCGGCGGGAACCTCATCATGATCTTCATTGGCGGGGCGCTGTTCCCGATGTGGTTCCTGCTGTCGCTGTACCTGCAGCAGGTCCTGCATCTGCACGCCGTCCGCACCGGGTGGTGTCTCCTTCCCGGGGCCCTGTCCATCATCGTCGGAGCCCGGATCTCCGTCCGCCTGCTCGGGACGCTCGGCCCCCGTCGTCTCCTCGTGATCGGCATGGCGCTGAGCACGGCCGGCTTCGCGTGGCTGTCGCGGGTCGGCGTCGACGGGGACTACCACACCGATGTGCTGGCACCGTTCCTGCTGACCGCCCTCGGCCTGGGCCTGGCGATCACCCCGACCACCGTCACCGCCACCCAGGGGATCGACCGGGCGCACTCCGGCCTGGCCGCCGGCCTGGTCAACACCTCACGGCAGGTCGGCGGCGCGCTCGGCCTCGCCGCGCTGGCCACCCTCGCCGCCCACACCACCGCTGCTGCCCACGCCGTTGCCGTCCCCACCACCGCCGCGCGTCTGCAAACCCACTCCGTAGCCGCCGCCCTCGCCGACGGCTATGCTCACGCACTGCTCGGCGCAGCAGTCGTCACCGCCACCGCGGCCGTTGCCTCGCTCCTGCTTCCCGGCCGTCCGGCCGCATCGCGGCGGTCAGACCACCGAGCCGTCCGGGGACGGTGACTGGGTCGGGACGCGGGGGATGGCGGAGCTGGGGTCGAAGCCCGCGAAGGCCAGGCCGATGACCAAACCCGCGGCCTCCTCGAGCTGGCGGGCGCGGGCCAACGGGCCCAGCACGGCCGGCGTCCCGCCGACGTCGCGGATGAGCTCGCCGGTGATGCGCAGCGCGCCGGCGTCGTCGCCGCAGATCACCACCGTCGCCGGTGCCGTGCCGGCAGCGTCGCCGGGCGGCGGTGCCGTCCACTGCTCCGCGGGGAACAGATGGAACGCCTTCACCACGAGAGCGCCGGGAGCCCACGCGGCGATCTGGCCCGCGGCGGACGTCCCGGCCCCCGTGAGGAGCACTCCGACGCCGTGCTCCACGGCATTGGTCGGATCGATCAGGGTGGTGCCGGCCAGGGCGCCGGCGGCGGCGTCCACGTCGCGCAGCACGTCCGCGACGCCGCTCCACAGCACCGCGAGCAGCACTGCGTCCCGCCCGGCGACCACCTCTCGCGGGTCGGCCGCCCGCGCGCCGGCGCCCAGACGGCCGGCGAGTGCCTGCGCCTTCGCCCGCGACCGGCCGCCGACCACCAGTTCGTGCCCGGCCCGGGCCCAACCCGTGCCCAGTGCCTCGGCCAGGGCTCCGGTGCCCAGAATCCCGATCCGCATGGTCCCTCCCTCGTTCCGCCGACCGCTGCGCTGCCCACGGTAGAGATCTGCTTACGTACCGATCGGTGCGTGAGAAACCTACGACGATGGCGAGGATGAGCGAGCGCGATGACGCCTGCGTGGAGCTGGTCGCGGACTGCCGCCTGCGGGCGACGACCGACCTGTTCGCCCACACCTGGGATCCCGTCGTCCTGATGGCGCTGCGCCCTGGCCCCCGGCGGCGCCGCGAGCTGCGGGCCGCGATCGGCGGCATGAGCGACAAGGTCCTCACCGAAGCGCTGCGCCGGCTGTGCGCCCACGGCCTGGTGGACCGTCGCTCCTTCGCGCAGGCGCCGCCCCGGGTCGAGTACGGGCTGACCCCGCTGGGGCACAGCCTGGTCGAAGGCCCGATGAAGGCGCTCGGTGACTGGACGCGCGAGCATGGCGACGAGCTCCTCGACGCGGGAACACGCGGCCGGGACGCCGCCGTCAGCGCTGCGCCGCGGCTGAGGCAGGATGTGATCACGCCGAGCCTCCCGGGCCGGCCGCTCGTTCGCCGTGCCGCGTCGTCCGCGCTCTCAGGACCGACGTTCGGCCTCCTTCCTGGCCAGCTCGGCGCGCAGCAGCGCGGCACCCGCCAGGATCGTCAGCGCGCACCACAACCTCCTGGTACGACGCAGCCGACCGTCGACGTCCACGAGCGTCGCCTCGAACTCCTCCGCGTAGCGCTCCTGCTGGCCGTCGGACGCCGCGATTGCCGCCGCCAGCCCGACCAGGCCGTGCGCGAACATGCCCGGCCGCAGCAGGCGGACCACCCGCCTTGTCGGCAACGACGACGACCGGAACGGGGTACTCCCGGCTGACGGGGCGGACGACGCTCCCAGTCCGCCGGCGGCCACGACCGCTCCGACTGCCCCGCTGAGGACGAGCAGAACGGCCGGGGAGATCTCGAACACCAACGCCGACAGCGGTGCCCCCGAGAAGACCCCCGCGAGCGCGCCCAGGACGCGCCGCCGTCGGCGTGGCCAGCGCGTCGTGAGACCGGCCAGCAGGCCAAACACGGCACCGGCGACCATGGCGGTGCAGACGTAGACGGACAGGGCGTCCGGCGGGTGCCGGTTCTCCTCAAAAAGGCTGGAGGCGTAGGCGGAACCGGCCGCGGAACCCGCGAGGGCACCGAGAGCCAGCCCCAGCGAGGGGCCCGCGAGCCGGGGCCGGCGGTTGGCGATCGCGCCGAGCACCAGCCCTGCCGCGGCACCGGCCAGCAGACCCACGACCCCCGCCCAGCGGGTGTCCGACGGATGGTTGTAGGTGTAGTCGACGGCGAACAGGTACGCGTCCGCCGCCACGTCTGCCGCGGTCTGGCCGACGATCGCGCCGAACACCAGGCCCAGCGTCGGACGGACGAGGCGGGGACACCGACCGGCGATCACGCCGGCTCCCAGCCCGGCGACCAGGCAGGCCAGCGCAAGGACAGCGATCCTGACTCCCAGAGCGTCGTTGCTCGGCGGTGAGGGCGCGCTGGCGAGCAGGACGAAGTTGTCGTAGCCGACGCTGACCGCGGACACGGCCGAGACGGCCAGCACCAGACCCGCCAAGGGCGTGAGGAGCCGACGGCGACGGCCGGCGAGCGGGCCGGCGAGCGGGCCGGCGACGCCGCCCAGCACGGCGCCGATCAGCAGGGCGACGACCTGCCCGTTGCCGTGGCCGACCACGAGCGACTGGGCCGGGCCGGCGGGCTCGCTCCCCCCTGACCAGGTGAGCGAGTCGGGCCAGTCGAAGGACGTGCTGTCCACGAGCCGCAACCCGCCACCGGCGACATGACCGACCACACCACCGACCGCCGCTCCCAGCAGCGGTGTCGCAATCCGGTGCCAGCGCTCGGCGAGCAGGCCGAGCAGCAGGCCCAGCGCCGCACCACCCGCCACGAGGGCCAGCCCGTGGCCAGGGTCAAGGTCGCCGAGATAGCCGACGCCGGCGAACCTCCCGACGGGGTCGGATCCCAGGCCGTCGATGAGGGTCGGGCTGGTGAACGCGGCGTACATGCTCCGGCTCGCCGCGACGCCGAGGCCACCGAGGAGGGCGCCGAGCGCCAGGCCCAGCGTTGGGCGTGCGAGCCCACGGCGACGGTCGGCCACCAGGCCGACGAGCAACCCCAGCACCGCCCCACCGGCCACGAACACGGCCGAGGCGTAGCCGTGGGCATACCCGTACCCGGAGACGAGTGTGTCGGCGTGACCGGCACCGTCGAGGTGGTCGAGACGCGGCCCGGCGCTGTCGGCGACGAAGCGACCGGCGCCGGTCTTCGCGGCAAGACCGGCGAAGTGCCCGCCCAGAGCGCCCAGCGCCAGACCCGACACGGGCTTCGTGAACCGCGGACGGCGCTCGACGACCTGGCCGAGGGCAGCCCCGAGCGCCGCGAGGAACACCAGGGTCACGACCGGCTGGTAGCCGTAGTCGGCGGTCCCCGCATTGCGGTAGGTCCGGGCGATCGCGACGGGGGCGACGGGGTTGGCGACCAGGCCCGTGACCGCGCCCGCCGCCAGGCCCAGCGACGCCGACGCGAGCTCGCGGCGGTGCGCCGTCAGCAGGCCGAGGAGCAGCCCGAGCAGCGAGCCGGCGGCGACCACCGGATAGCCGGGGGTGCCGGGGAAGAACGCCGACAGGGCGTCGCCCAGATACGTCCCGATGACGACACCGAGGCCGACGCGGGCAGCGACCCGTCGCGGCGTGCCGGCGGCGCGGGCACCGCCGGCACCTGTCGCACCCGCCGCACCTGTCGTGACTGCCGCACCTGTCGTCGGGGCGTTCACCACGCTCCCTCGGGCGTGGTGAACGTGCCGTGGCGCCCGTGCCCGTGCCCGCGGCGCGGCCTGCGCTCGGCGAGCAGCGCGCGGGCGCCGGCCATCCCCTCGGGGGTGAACCGGTACAGCCGGCGGCGAGGGCCGGGACGGTCGGACTCCTCCCAGGAGGAGCTCGCCCATCCGAGGCGTTCCAGGCGGGCCAGGATCGGGAACACGCTGCCGGTCGCCAGCCCGGCCTTCCTGGCGATCGCCAGGCCATACGGCTCGACATCGTCGTCGAGGAGCACCTCGAGGACGTCGAGCGTCGCCGGCGTGACGCGGGACAAACCTGCCATACTTCTTAAGTTACATATGTAGATTTAGACTCGTCAACGTGGATCCTTCTGGCCGACGAACGAGCTGCGGTGCCGTCCCCGTGCCCTGATCATCGTGGCAACCGCCCGTGACCGGTGACCGGTGACCGATAACTGGTGACCGGTCGCGGCTACCGGTCGCGGATCAGGGTGCCGGTCGGGTTGCCGGTGCCGGGGGCGTCGGCGGCGAAGCGGACCGTGCCGTCGGCCTGCAGGAGCAGCGAGATCCGGCCGCCGTGCGAGCACGCGGAGATACCCAGGATCTTCGGGTCCGAGCCCGTGCCAGGGATGTCCTGCAGGCTCAGGCCGCCGGAGATGCTCACGAGCCGCAGATCGGCGGTGCAGCGGATGGGCTGCCCGTCGGCCTGGGTCAGCCCGTCGACGGTGATCTCGGAATGCGCCACGGCCTGACCGGTCAGCCCCGGGTGCACCGTGACGACGGCGTTCTGCGCCAGGCCCGACGGCGTGGTGATCTCGCCGCGCCAGGTGCCGACGTATCCGGCCGGCACCGCCGCGCCCGCGGTCACGGCCGGGCTCGTCGACGGGTTCGCCCCGGCGAGCCGTTCGCCGCCGACCGCCCCCGATCCCGACCCCGACGCCGCGCCCGCGGTTGCGCCGGACGTGGCGCCCGAGCGGGCACCGCCGGCAGTGGCGGTGCCGCCGTCGGAGCCGCCGCCGGAGCCACGATCGACGATCAGCACCACGGCCAGGGCGACCAGAGCCAGACCGACGGCGCCCGCGCCCGCGAGGACCGCGAGGACACGAGACCGTCGTCGCCGCGTCGCCGGCTGCCGGGGCGCGGCCGGCGGCCACAGCGGGTCCTGACCCGGCAGGGGCCCGGGCGCCGAGCCAGTGCCGGGTCGCGGGGTTGCGCCAGGTGGCGGGAGGGCGCCGGGTGGTGGAAAGGCGTCGGGCCGCGGGGTGGCGCCGGGCGGTCGGTATGCGTCGGGTGATGGGGTGGCGCCGGGCGGTCGGTATGCGTCGGGCGGCGGGGTGGTGCCGGGCGGTGGATACCCGCGTGGGTCGGACGGGACGTTCCGGGTGCGGCCGCGATCCGGCCGCGGTCCGTGGCTCGCGTCCGGGCCGGTGATGGCGGCCGGCGGCTCGGGGTGGTTCGGGATGCCAGTCGAGTGCGGGGGACTGGTTCCGGACAGGTCCCGCGGCGGGGGCGGGCGGGTCGGGGCGTCGAGGTCGAGCAGGGCGACGGCGCGGCGGCTCAGGGCGGTGACGAGCGTTGCGGGCAGCCAGCCGGCGGCGATCAGCGTGGCCGCGCCACCGGCCGGCGCCAGCGCGGCCAGCACCGCGGTGGGCGCGGGACGCTCGCCGGGGTCCTTGCGCAGGCAGGCGCCGATCAGGTCGCGCAGGTCGTCCGGCACGGCGGCCAGGTCCGGCTCCCGCGACAGGACGGCGTACATCATCGCCGGCACGGTGGCGGCCTGGAACGGACTCGTGCCGGTCGCGGCGTGCACGAGCACCGCGCCGAGGGCGAAGACGTCGCTGGCCGGCCCGACGTCCCCGGTCCCGATCTGCTCGGGCGCCATGAACGCCGGCGAACCGATCGCCGCCCCGGTATGCGTCAGCGTGGTTGCGTCGACCGCCTGGGAGATGCCGAAGT from Frankia alni ACN14a harbors:
- a CDS encoding LLM class F420-dependent oxidoreductase, with translation MIPIGLALVPPGPEASNAIDVLVGQAKAAAAAGLGSVWLGQQYDLDALTALAALAVHVPGVGLGTAVTVTHSRHPITMSSQAQTVQAASGGRLTLGLGVLHRRPVARRFGIDLDGPATYMREYLCALQPLLRDGTVVFEGDMITADTSGFSGHVAGSTPPVVLVAALGTAMLRVAGELADGTVTWMAGPRTIGSHIVPAITAAGGGAAAPQVAVSLPVCVTDHPEEARRRAAAHLACYADLPSYQAMFDQEGAANPAEVAIIGDERHLETQLHRLTDAGATRFIAKPTGITTAAERDRTLQALGGLAG
- a CDS encoding TetR/AcrR family transcriptional regulator, which produces MTQDLPPRTSGTRAAGRRLRSDAARNVESLVTAARALFDERGTEVPLDEIARRAGVGNATLYRNFPTRGDLLVAVYSEEVDALCGHGAALLETTPPGDALFAWLDLFVVHAATRRALALAALSQGPDERRGKLAEGWHASMRSTLAALLAPAQEAGAVRPDLTAADLLALTNATALASTDPADAVRLMHVLRGGVEPRPDLPP
- a CDS encoding nuclear transport factor 2 family protein, with amino-acid sequence MTLTVDDRIAVNDLIHEYGHLVDAGELDRLAELFTADVTHDLIDFGQGTLTGVAAIRSAALALGEANPVGHHVTNIVLTEQADGRVRARSKGIGIMADGTTGSVLYDDLIVRRDGTWRISHRKIVARRAPLGGVPR
- a CDS encoding SDR family NAD(P)-dependent oxidoreductase, translating into MVASSVVITGAASGIGRACVELFAARGFGVVAVDLDEAGLSALIGRSASEQVVPLVGDVSREETGTAMARLALDRFGRLDVAVLNAGIGGTLPWEDADAIDRLDRIFAVNVRGVAIGIRSVVPAMRAAGGGAIVVTASSAGLQGEPGNWAYNASKAAVINMVRAAALDHAAQRIRINAVAPGLSETPLTARHRAEPESAAAVGRRIPMQRWGQAREHAAAIWFLASPEASYITGTTLVADGGLTAHHGAAPLPSHSQP
- a CDS encoding TetR/AcrR family transcriptional regulator; this translates as MAVSGATGRTNQKARTRKAIVQACRELIRSGAEVTMPQVAQVALVSEATAYRYFPDLVSLIQEALVGLWPQPAQALAPIAGSTDPGERVAFACEHLLRQVLAYQGAVRATISHTITAPLRARDRPGLRFGLIDHALAPFQDPAGPAYLGPAALDRLKLDLAITVSAEALFVLTDLCRLPPEEAIASAVRTATTLTRAAFTDPPG
- a CDS encoding cupin domain-containing protein, with the translated sequence MGTKASIVGPEGGEAVHLGPATMRILEDGSTTGHRIGIGEITLAPHTDGPPQHRHGRHDEGFYVVSGTARFTVGTTIYDAPAGTLAMIPPGAPHTFANPGDEPLVLLNTFTPDLYVQYFRDLRDMIAQTGPATPEATAQVMSRYATEVATDYAD
- a CDS encoding alpha/beta fold hydrolase → MFTTTGLSTAVHQVPTSSGPVPVTVTERGQGRVVLLLHGGAGPDSVAGFADLLAAHGPARVLTPKHPGFGGTPRPDGIDSVRRLAEVYRGLLDLLDVTDVTVVGNSIGGWIAAELALAAPRRVGRLVLLNAIGPTSAEHPVADFFALTLDAVVNLSYADPDRFRINLAALTDAQKSVTAGNRAALQAYGGPTMADPSLAGRLGGLAVPTLVVWGEADRMAVPAYGRQYAAAIPGAAFHLLPAAGHLPHLEAPDALLTLLVQFVQFVDGTPTDGE
- a CDS encoding MFS transporter yields the protein MAQFMVILDVSIVNVALPAMRHGLGLSAAGQQWIVTAYTLGFAGLLLLGGRVADLVGVRRAFLAGLAGFTLASLAGGLATSGAVLIAARAGQGVCAAFLAPATLTLITTTFTEPTARTRAVGAWSTVTTTGGAAGAVLGGVLTQYLGWRWVLFVNVPAGAAVLAVAGGRIPAADGRAADALRRLDLPGAAAVFAALTALVYGVVNTETHGLADPRVAVPLAAAVLLLAGFVAIEFTAAQPLVPLAMLRRRTLAGGNLIMIFIGGALFPMWFLLSLYLQQVLHLHAVRTGWCLLPGALSIIVGARISVRLLGTLGPRRLLVIGMALSTAGFAWLSRVGVDGDYHTDVLAPFLLTALGLGLAITPTTVTATQGIDRAHSGLAAGLVNTSRQVGGALGLAALATLAAHTTAAAHAVAVPTTAARLQTHSVAAALADGYAHALLGAAVVTATAAVASLLLPGRPAASRRSDHRAVRGR
- a CDS encoding NADPH-dependent F420 reductase, encoding MRIGILGTGALAEALGTGWARAGHELVVGGRSRAKAQALAGRLGAGARAADPREVVAGRDAVLLAVLWSGVADVLRDVDAAAGALAGTTLIDPTNAVEHGVGVLLTGAGTSAAGQIAAWAPGALVVKAFHLFPAEQWTAPPPGDAAGTAPATVVICGDDAGALRITGELIRDVGGTPAVLGPLARARQLEEAAGLVIGLAFAGFDPSSAIPRVPTQSPSPDGSVV
- a CDS encoding PadR family transcriptional regulator; this translates as MAGLSRVTPATLDVLEVLLDDDVEPYGLAIARKAGLATGSVFPILARLERLGWASSSWEESDRPGPRRRLYRFTPEGMAGARALLAERRPRRGHGHGRHGTFTTPEGAW